A genomic window from Quercus lobata isolate SW786 chromosome 10, ValleyOak3.0 Primary Assembly, whole genome shotgun sequence includes:
- the LOC115963300 gene encoding PR5-like receptor kinase, producing MTNSFINKLGQGGYSSVYKGKLPDGKLVAVKVLTESKGNGEDFVNEVASISRTSHVNIVTLLGFSCEKNKRALIYEFMPNGSLDKFIYHQDSLATNCHLEWKTLYKIAVDIARGLEYLHRGCSTRILHFDIKPQNILLDEDFNPKISDFGLAKLCQRKDSVVSMLGMRGTIGYIAPEVFSRNFGGVSHKSDVYSYGMLVLEMVGGRKNFDSGVSNSSEKYFPDWIYKHLELGMGGRTFGVITAEEQETSRKMILVSLWCIQTNPSDRPSMNKVVDMLEGTLHSLQIPPKPFLCSLEGSPVDSSTTS from the coding sequence ATGACCAACTCATTCATAAACAAACTAGGGCAAGGAGGATACAGCAGTGTATACAAAGGAAAGCTACCAGATGGTAAGCTCGTGGCAGTAAAAGTTCTAACTGAATCCAAAGGCAACGGAGAAGATTTTGTTAATGAAGTTGCAAGCATTAGTAGGACTTCTCATGTTAATATAGTCACTCTTTTAGGTTTTAGTTGTGAAAAGAACAAGCGAGCtctaatatatgaatttatgcCCAATGGATCTCTAGACAAGTTCATATACCATCAAGATTCTTTAGCAACAAATTGTCATTTGGAATGGAAAACACTGTACAAAATCGCAGTTGACATTGCTCGAGGACTAGAATATTTACATCGAGGTTGTAGCACAAGGATTCTGCATTTCGACATAAAACCTCAGAATATTCTTTTAGATGAagatttcaacccaaaaatctCTGATTTTGGCCTTGCTAAACTATGCCAAAGAAAAGACAGTGTTGTATCAATGCTTGGCATGAGAGGAACAATAGGGTATATTGCCCCAGAAGTATTTAGTCGGAACTTCGGAGGAGTCTCTCATAAGTCTGATGTCTATAGCTATGGAATGCTTGTTCTTGAAATGGTTGGAGGAAGAAAGAATTTTGATAGTGGGGTGTCCAATAGTAgcgaaaaatattttccagattgGATTTATAAGCATCTTGAACTAGGTATGGGTGGAAGAACATTTGGGGTCATAACAGCGGAGGAACAAGAGACATCAAGGAAGATGATACTAGTGAGTTTATGGTGCATTCAAACGAATCCATCCGATCGACCATCCATGAATAAGGTGGTAGATATGTTAGAAGGAACCCTTCATTCCTTACAAATTCCTCCAAAGCCTTTCTTGTGTTCGCTTGAAGGGTCACCAGTAGATTCTTCCACAACTTCGTAA